A single Bufo bufo chromosome 6, aBufBuf1.1, whole genome shotgun sequence DNA region contains:
- the LOC121005540 gene encoding izumo sperm-egg fusion protein 1-like, with protein sequence MAMEEFNTFIKSQVDDIDSIEAYVNIKRFAKVTEKKVLNYLEDEVGILDKYAISEIASEYKKSVDVIQDIDFKEIQLLHIIGLHFQRLKEKLKVIVQDSNQRRCPNKQGADSCGLMVQTYINCQTCAEEKVVCAGGPPKNQDYLERCSCLCTSNRCFDLKTGRSCSPCKDHKSHLAETVNCGEINIKIPEYEELILDCTFEWYARLEDTYNNVFTLPREHNPKITREPYLVIKGVQMGDSGRYTCTTILDSEVPVSKITYNVAVISESEQATKKYHPRPTLPDVLDITAPEPPLLEELQNNNASLIAISVAGSVTIMLIAGICICMFWRKMKSREPLEKEPV encoded by the exons ATGGCTatggaagaattcaacacctttaTCAAAAGCCAAGTCGATGACATTGACTCAATAGAAGCCTATGTCAACATCAAGCGGTTTGCCAAAGTCACCGAGAAAAAAGTCCTGAACTACCTTGAGGATGAAGTCGGCATACTGG ATAAATATGCTATATCAGAAATTGCGTCTGaatataaaaaatctgtggaCGTCATCCAGGATATAGATTTTAAGG AGATCCAGCTTCTTCACATCATTGGACTCCATTTCCAGCGACTCAAAGAAAAGCTCAAGGTTATCGTCCAGGACTCAAACCAAC GGAGGTGTCCAAATAAACAAG GTGCAGACAGCTGTG GATTAATGGTGCAAACCTACATCAACTGTCAGACCTGCGCCGAGGAGAAGGTTGTCTGCGCCGGGGGCCCTCCAAAAAATCAAG ACTACTTGGAGAGATGCAGCTGCCTGTGCACCTCCAACAGATGTTTCG ATCTGAAAACTGGACGGTCCTGCTCTCCATGTAAAGATCACAAGTCTCACCTGGCAGAGACTGTAAACTGTGGAG AGataaatataaaaatcccagaatATGAAGAACTAATTCTGGACTGTACTTTTGAATGGTACGCGAGGCTGGAGGACACCTATAACAACGTGTTCACCCTG CCTCGTGAACACAATCCCAAAATCACCCGGGAGCCCTATCTAGTGATCAAGGGCGTACAGATGGGGGACTCCGGACGGTACACGTGTACCACCATCCTGGACTCTGAAGTGCCAGTGAGTAAGATCACCTATAACGTGGCAG TTATCAGCGAATCGGAACAGGCGACAAAAAAATACCATCCTCGCCCTACACTTCCTGATGTGCTTGACATCACAGCGCCTGAGCCGCCACTTCTAGAGGAGCTACAGAACAACAATGCTTCCCTCATAGCAATATCTGTGGCCGGCTCCGTCACCATCATGCTGATCGCTGGCATATG cATCTGCATGTTCTGGAGGAAAATGAAATCTAGAGAGCCTCTGGAAAAAGAGCCAGTGTGA